In one window of Clavelina lepadiformis chromosome 4, kaClaLepa1.1, whole genome shotgun sequence DNA:
- the LOC143451626 gene encoding corticotropin-releasing factor receptor 2-like, protein MNFQTVPVVLAFLAAQLMVSGITSINLDKMCANYSQEPHDKENEFLGEKQTSCVIIAEFCQNYTKVPGHCSYVNTHVTNMIPPDVCFPQTLGGGIAYTRCFKKLSGVHYNNSFNATRKCKSDGRWSRINFTACRPIPDSSDPAEDYVNAHLKIVVIITYVGRGLSLFTLIIAFLLFWRLRSIRCWRNIIHWNLATSLILQNVIWLIHSFFTSYQTRKNNEVWFQVLCRVLAAISIYSQVATYCWMFVEGVYLHMMVVMAYTYDRFSIKLYMVLGWGTPIPITVIWAVLKAVYEDKECWMQNPTDTWVEYFYQIPIFVLFAINALIMVNVVRILVTKLIKQNSLESAVTYSKAVKAAFFLFNLLGITYILFFLSPGDGAGEIAFFYVNAIFQSFQGFLVCLIYCLSNSEILNAIGRNWRKWRHNTKVPCFEKDLRGIG, encoded by the exons atgaattttcaaacaGTTCCAGTAGTTTTGGCTTTCTTGGCGGCACAG TTGATGGTCAGTGGGATCACTTCAATAAACTTGGACAAGATGTGCGCCAATTATAG CCAAGAACCCCACGATAAAGAAAATGAGTTTCTGGGAGAGAAACAGACGAGTTGCGTCATCATTGCCGAATTCTGTCAAAATTACACCAAAGTACCCG GTCACTGCTCTTACGTCAACACCCACGTGACCAACATGATTCCTCCGGATGTCTGCTTTCCCCAAACGCTTGGTGGCGGCATTGCCTACACGAGATGTTTTAAGAAGCTCAGTGGAGTTCATTACAACAATTCAT TTAACGCGACTCGCAAGTGTAAATCAGACGGAAGATGGTCTCGCATTAATTTTACTGCTTGTCGTCCCATACCGGACTCG agTGACCCTGCCGAAGATTACGTCAATGCCCATCTCAAGATTGTCGTCATCATAACCTATGTAGGCAGGGGACTTTCCCTCTTCACATTGATCATCGCTTTTTTACTCTTCTGGAGACTCAG AAGCATCCGGTGTTGGAGAAATATCATTCATTGGAATCTTGCTACGTCACTCATTCTACAAAACGTCATCTGGTTAATTCATAGTTTCTTCACCAGCtaccaaacaagaaaaaacaatgag gtttggttcCAGGTTCTATGTCGCGTCCTGGCCGCCATCTCCATCTACTCTCAAGTGGCCACCTACTGCTGGATGTTCGTGGAAGGCGTCTACCTTCACATGATGGTGGTCATGGCTTACACGTACGACAGGTTCAGCATAAAGCTATACATGGTGCTAGGTTGGG GCACACCGATCCCAATCACAGTTATATGGGCAGTGCTCAAAGCGGTTTATGAGGACAAAGAATGCTGGATGCAGAACCCGACAGACACCTGGGTCGAATATTTCTACCAGATTCCCATCTTTGTCTTGTTCGCG ATCAACGCGTTGATAATGGTGAATGTCGTCCGAATTTTGGTCACTAAACTCATCAAGCAGAACTCGCTGGAAAGTGCAGTGACGTATTCAAAAGCAGTAAAGGCggctttctttcttttcaacCTTCTTGGAATTACTTACATCTTGTTTTTTCTCAGTCCGGGAGATGGCgctggtgaaatcgctttcttcTACGTCAACGCCATCTTTCAGTCATTTCAG GGTTTCTTGgtctgtttgatttattgcttgagCAACTCGGAAATTCTGAACGCGATTGGAAGGAATTGGCGGAAATGGCGTCACAATACAAAAGTGCCCTGCTTCGAGAAAGACCTCCGTGGTATTGGCTGA
- the LOC143452346 gene encoding uncharacterized protein LOC143452346 isoform X4: MDLYLVRQHQDIIIKIFRVTQIQIYLLQVNFRESQDVIVGISVTPIQICLLYLGKDQDNIYEIFPVIQIHKNLVNIGKNQNVIIDIYVTSIQICLLRHTLVNLR; the protein is encoded by the exons ATGGATTTATATTTAG TCAGACAACATCAAGACATCATTATCAAGATCTTTCGAGTGACACAGATTCAGATATACCTTCTACAAGTAAATT tCAGAGAAAGTCAAGATGTCATCGTCGGCATTTCAGTGACTCCGATTCAGATTTGTCTTCTGTATC TTGGGAAAGATCAAGACAACATCTACGAGATATTTCCAGTGATTCAGATTCATAAAAATCTCGTGAACA TaggaaaaaatcaaaatgtcatCATCGACATTTACGTGACATCGATTCAGATTTGTCTTCTTCGTC ATACACTAGTCAATCTGAGATGA
- the LOC143452346 gene encoding uncharacterized protein LOC143452346 isoform X2, with product MEEKQCSSKNFSQTTSRHHYQDLSSDTDSDIPSTSKFQRKSRCHRRHFSDSDSDLSSVSCYHNRPLQTLYLFGGRKENFGKDQDNIYEIFPVIQIHKNLVNIGKNQNVIIDIYVTSIQICLLRHTLVNLR from the exons atgGAAGAAAAACAATGTTCGTCAAAAAATTTCAG TCAGACAACATCAAGACATCATTATCAAGATCTTTCGAGTGACACAGATTCAGATATACCTTCTACAAGTAAATT tCAGAGAAAGTCAAGATGTCATCGTCGGCATTTCAGTGACTCCGATTCAGATTTGTCTTCTGTATC atgtTACCATAATCGTCCACTTCAGACACTGTACTTGTTTGGGGGTAGAAAGGAAAATT TTGGGAAAGATCAAGACAACATCTACGAGATATTTCCAGTGATTCAGATTCATAAAAATCTCGTGAACA TaggaaaaaatcaaaatgtcatCATCGACATTTACGTGACATCGATTCAGATTTGTCTTCTTCGTC ATACACTAGTCAATCTGAGATGA
- the LOC143452346 gene encoding uncharacterized protein LOC143452346 isoform X1 has protein sequence MLHNMPIFYLLSVDVIFILIPYTYVCLTNSILVRQHQDIIIKIFRVTQIQIYLLQVNFRESQDVIVGISVTPIQICLLYLGKDQDNIYEIFPVIQIHKNLVNIGKNQNVIIDIYVTSIQICLLRHTLVNLR, from the exons ATGTTGCACAACATgccaatattttatttattgtcagTAGATGTAATATTTATACTGATACCTTATACTTATGTATGTTTAACTAACTCTATTTTAGTCAGACAACATCAAGACATCATTATCAAGATCTTTCGAGTGACACAGATTCAGATATACCTTCTACAAGTAAATT tCAGAGAAAGTCAAGATGTCATCGTCGGCATTTCAGTGACTCCGATTCAGATTTGTCTTCTGTATC TTGGGAAAGATCAAGACAACATCTACGAGATATTTCCAGTGATTCAGATTCATAAAAATCTCGTGAACA TaggaaaaaatcaaaatgtcatCATCGACATTTACGTGACATCGATTCAGATTTGTCTTCTTCGTC ATACACTAGTCAATCTGAGATGA
- the LOC143452346 gene encoding uncharacterized protein LOC143452346 isoform X3, translating into MPNRGHLLRIGGQIQFILCIGSINFKNYTSCIISCLVRESQDVIVGISVTPIQICLLYLGKDQDNIYEIFPVIQIHKNLVNIGKNQNVIIDIYVTSIQICLLRHTLVNLR; encoded by the exons ATGCCAAATCGAGGACACTTGCTGAGGATTGGTGGCCAAattcagtttattttgtgCATCGGTtcaattaatttcaaaaattataccTCATGTattatttcatgtttagtCAGAGAAAGTCAAGATGTCATCGTCGGCATTTCAGTGACTCCGATTCAGATTTGTCTTCTGTATC TTGGGAAAGATCAAGACAACATCTACGAGATATTTCCAGTGATTCAGATTCATAAAAATCTCGTGAACA TaggaaaaaatcaaaatgtcatCATCGACATTTACGTGACATCGATTCAGATTTGTCTTCTTCGTC ATACACTAGTCAATCTGAGATGA
- the LOC143451632 gene encoding uncharacterized protein LOC143451632 produces the protein MIRILEWLFSENQGVSVNIFQVTLLEIENGAVTGSQTQEVAEPVPNVTDKSDCQIGRDLTEDGAVTGSQTQEVAEPVPNVTDKSDCQIGAVTGRQAEEESGPKIGVAISFSEANVIRVKFTYDRIILDIFRPADIRFASGGDVQSLADIKMGEKCLARWPPDKQFYLATRVDPSFCTPKK, from the exons ATGATTAGGATACTAGAGTGGTTGT tTTCAGAAAATCAAGGCGTCAGCgtcaacatttttcaagttACTCTTCTGGAAATCGAAAACG GTGCAGTCACTGGCAGTCAGACACAAGAAGTAGCAG AGCCAGTTCCCAACGTGACTGACAAAAGCGATTGTCAAATAGGTAGAGATCTCACAGAAGATG GTGCAGTCACTGGCAGTCAGACACAAGAAGTAGCAG AGCCAGTTCCCAACGTGACTGACAAAAGCGATTGTCAAATAG GCGCAGTCACTGGCAGACAGGCAGAAGAAGAATCAG GCCCAAAGATAGGTGTTGCTATCTCTTTTTCTGAAG CTAACGTCATAAGAGTGAAATTCACCTATGACCGAATTATCCTGGACATCTTCAGGCCTGCTGACATCAGATTTGCTTCGGGAGGTGATGTTCAGTCGCTTGCTGACATAAAAATGGGCGAAAAATGTCTAGCTCGGTGGCCTCCAGacaaacagttttatttaGCTACAAGAGTTGACCCATCCTTCT gcACGCCCAAGAAATGA
- the LOC143451633 gene encoding uncharacterized protein LOC143451633: protein MSKPEEQRLTVDKPQLVQPDNNDESSSGESDEQPGTSRAVAMQAGMPHGPADAGNQVLQTMENAEASQNVLSRIEPGLIELASRVVESRAGTVMIINAPQFYHHDERQYQHHDERRYEDNREYSQMDIRDSKNIKPTRVKVKQTNPSDSAKRSQPSIEQQDSANNPFDPPQLNTQSQDPSDVTHPKQTIEANPHVEPHTDISEVTNQSNALNTEIPSTTSGNVSKQPTICRAERNTSGVLYQTGLTQPKLPISASTSQTEVPSTSPSVASLPTTSSAETNNPQATNSPCGLGANQHQDNNKGNQHIMISYNWNDSKDLAHKISDELSAAGYKVWIDKNEMRGDIYDKMYEAVDNAYLVLMFLSENYKLSENCKREGKLAADKRKRIIPIITQDNYKMEGWTALLVSGKLYYDFSKESFEGNFDKLIQEIDHPNEQQQFTKCLETNKADHRKLGKREEAIGKVLQEQNKRREDDIRLQAGIDVSVADIPIVHPKYTKVSYFQGQAVPEHETYAASTGEPDTLKRDEDIEFEELLKSNNRFTAFIGYPGSGKTTLSKRLAKTEKYTCLYYKFMEMPVGKEVSFRKLIMDNIYPDLDDSTREDAWEWIKENQKSCLLLFDGLDQAEWSFKDKVPKVNYDTPESVPILLANLCNKQFLPDIKLVFTSRPHSVTRLPAPLRPDYTILLGDLPLEGMKELFYFYAGASADQLWNDLSRNAKIVFALCFNPLLLQLVIAAGLAPTTKIGKIITTTRVFATVLENLRCSEHAKHQDITLLVKQLSELAYKTTMRSSVIITRNDLRAVGLKPDEIQDIVVGIYAHFAAVSRVFDGHVKYYFAHQLYQEFFTAKFIVNELPMDKFKHLVSNELFSKEKWSVIRRFVCGLLIDMMKDSSISNIAANGHDQPERSCLSSLPFNRQDDQVEEQISLTQEPAEETISSPEHQSSALLSPRSTEQQAYKKTSSEICSLKLKLVYQQLAIKIY from the exons ATGTCGAAGCCAGAAGAGCAAAGATTGACCGTAGATAAACCTCAACTTGTACAACCTGATAACAATGACGAGAGCTCATCAGGTGAAAGTGATGAACAACCTGGAACATCACGTGCTGTTGCAATGCAAGCGGGGATGCCTCATG GGCCTGCAGATGCAGGAAATCAAGTCttgcaaacaatggaaaatgcgGAAGCTTCTCAGAATGTTTTAAGTAGAATCGAACCAGGATTGATTGAGCTTGCAAGCAGAGTGGTTGAAAGCAGAGCgg GAACAGTTATGATCATCAATGCTCCTCAATTTTATCACCACGATGAAAGGCAATACCAACATCACGATGAAAGACGATACGAAGACAACAGAGAATATAGTCAAATGGATATCAGGGattctaaaaatataaaaccaacACGAGTTaaagtgaaacaaacaaatcctTCAG ATTCTGCAAAAAGATCTCAACCAAGCATTGAGCAGCAGGATTCGGCAAATAATCCCTTTGATCCTCCCCAATTAAACACCCAATCACAAG ATCCATCTGATGTGACCCATCCAAAGCAAACGATCGAAGCAAATCCACATGTTGAGCCCCACACAGACATCTCAGAAGTGACCAATCAATCCAATGCTTTGAACACTGAGATACCTTCTACAA CTTCTGGAAACGTTTCCAAACAACCAACAATATGTCGTGCAGAAAGGAACACGAGTGGTGTATTAT ATCAAACAGGTTTGACGCAACCTAAACTACCAATTTCAGCATCAACTTCCCAAACTGAAGTACCAAGTACCAGCCCCTCAGTTGCCAGTCTACCAACGACCTCATCTGCAG AAACTAATAATCCGCAAGCAACAAATTCACCTTGTGGACTTGGAGCCAATCAACACCAGGATAACAACAAAGGCAACCAGCATATAATGATCAGCTATAACTGGAATGATTCAAAGGATCTCGCTCATAAg ATATCCGATGAACTCTCTGCCGCTGGTTACAAAGTGTGGATTGATAAAAACGAGATGAGAGGAGACATTTATGACAAAATGTATGAAGCTGTTGACAACGCTTACTTGGTCCTCATGTTTCTGTCCGAAAATTATAAACTCAGTGAAAACTGCAAAAGGGAAGGCAAACTTGCCGCTGACAAGAGAAAACGTATAATACCCATTATCACCCAAGACAATTATAAAATGGAAGGCTGGAcag ctcTTTTGGTGTCGGGAAAACTCTACTACGATTTTAGCAAAGAATCATTTGAGGGTAACTTTGACAAACTTATCCAAGAAATAG ATCATCCCAATGAGCAACAGCAATTCACCAAATGTTTGGAGACAAATAAAGCAG ACCACCGAAAACTCGGAAAGCGAGAGGAAGCTAttggaaaagttttgcaaGAGCAAAATAAACGCCGTGAAGATGACATCCGTCTCCAAGCTGGAATCGACGTCTCAGTAGCAGATATTCCAATTGTCCATCCAAAGTACACTAAGGTATCTTATTTCCAAGGACAGGCAGTTCCAGAACATGAAACTTATGCCGCTTCAACTGGTGAACCTGATACACTTAAGCGGGATGAGGATATTGAATTTGAAGAATTGTTGAAGTCCAACAATCGCTTTACAGCATTTATAGGTTACCCTGGATCCGGAAAGACGACTTTATCCAAAAGATTagccaaaacagaaaaatacacatgtctttattataaatttatggAGATGCCTGTTGGCAAAGAGGTCAGTTTCCGGAAGCTAATTATGGATAACATTTATCCGGATTTAGACGACAGCACTCGAGAGGATGCATGGGAGTGGATCAAAGAAAATCAGAAAAGTTGTCTTCTACTCTTTGATGGTCTGGATCAGGCGGAGTGGTCATTTAAAGACAAAGTACCGAAAGTGAACTATGATACTCCAGAAAGTGTACCGATACTTTTAGCCAAtctttgcaataaacaattccTTCCAGACATTAAGCTCGTTTTCACCTCCAGGCCCCACAGTGTCACCAGGCTTCCTGCTCCACTACGTCCAGACTATACAATCTTACTTGGTGATCTGCCCCTAGAAGGTATGAAggaactgttttatttttatgctggTGCTTCTGCCGACCAGCTTTGGAATGATCTTTCCCgaaatgctaaaattgtttttgcacttTGTTTCAACCCGCTGTTGCTTCAGTTAGTTATAGCAGCAGGTTTGGCTCCTAcaacaaaaattggaaaaatcatCACCACTACGAGGGTTTTTGCCACAGTTTTGGAGAACCTCAGATGCAGTGAGCATGCAAAACACCAAGACATCACTTTACTAGTAAAGCAG CTCAGTGAATTGGCCTACAAAACCACAATGAGGTCTTCAGTTATCATCACACGAAACGACCTTAGAGCAGTTGGTCTTAAACCAGACGAGATACAAGATATCGTCGTCGGCATTTACGCCCATTTTGCGGCAGTCAGCCGCGTGTTTGATGGCCACGTGAAGTATTACTTCGCCCACCAGCTGTATCAGGAGTTTTTCACCGCAAAGTTTATCGTTAATGAGCTGCCCATGGATAAGTTTAAGCACCTTGTTTCAAACGAGCTATTTTCCAAGGAGAAGTGGTCTGTTATTAGGAGATTTGTTTGCGGTCTGCTCATAGATATGATGAAAG ATTCCAGCATCAGCAATATTGCTGCAAATGGGCACGATCAACCAGAACGCTCGTGCTTGTCCTCACTTCCTTTCAACAG ACAAGATGACCAGGTAGAGGAGCAGATTTCACTTACACAGGAGCCAGCAGAGGAGACGATATCATCTCCTGAACATCAGTCATCAGCCTTACTTTCACCTAGGTCTACAGAACAGCAGGCATATAAGAAGACATCCTCT gAAATTTGTTCCTTGAAACTAAAACTCGTCTACCAGCAGCTGGCGATAAAGATCTACTAG